A genomic region of Miscanthus floridulus cultivar M001 chromosome 3, ASM1932011v1, whole genome shotgun sequence contains the following coding sequences:
- the LOC136544098 gene encoding uncharacterized protein translates to MAILNYAYLKLKIPGLNDVITVRSAFSHAFMCDREHFNLATTVINSSELPQREKSSTTVVLDYNKPTSSTAFRPLEETKAVGIHPTDPTKTVQIGTQVSAK, encoded by the coding sequence atggcaatcctCAACTatgcctacctcaagctgaagataccAGGACTGAACGACGTCATCACCGTGAGGAGTGCCTTCTCAcatgccttcatgtgcgaccgcgagcattttaACCTCGCCACCacggtcatcaactcatccgagctcccgcAGCGCGAGAAGTCATCGACCACagtagtcctagactacaacaaaccaacctcctcgacggcgttccgcccgctcgaggaaaccaaggcggtggggatccaccccactgacccaaccaagacggtgcagATCGGGACCCAGGTCTCGgctaaatag